TCCCCGAACACAAACCAGATCCGGAACATGACAAGCCTCCACATGGTGGCCACCACCCCGGTCACATTCTTGTAGAAGAGGCTGAAGATGGCCGCAAGCCAGTCCCTGAGCACAAGCCAGGAAAAGGTACGTACTTGGCAGaatttcaatcaaaataattttgtttgttcaatgtgttatatatatatatatatatatataaattgatacCATTAGAAGATTCATCTTATCGGCTTCCGTAAAATTCACTCTTCATAGTTCAATGTTAATTTTAAATGTTTGTACTATATTCGGCTTCTCGTAAAATTCACTCTTCATAGTTCAGTGTTAATTTTaaggtggtgtttggtttcatagtaggattttagaattgtgattttgattttgattttgagtggtataaatggggtccaccctttgactttgtaagagttatgttgttttgttgtgagaaaaagtaatataaatgggacccactctttgactttgtatgagttattttgttttgtagtgagtagaattaagttagaattgtgactTCTCATGTTTTCTTGcaccatatttttttaaaggcAAGGGGGAGAAGCCACCACCGGAGCACAAACCACCACATGGTCACATCTTTACCGAAGAGGTCGAGGAGATGACCAAGCGTGAGGGCGAGAAGCCTCCACCAAAGCACAAGCCCCCACACGGTCACATGCTTGTCCAAGAGGTTGAGGAGACTGACAAGCGCAAGGGTGAGAAGCCTCCACCAAAATACAAGCCCCCACATGGTCACATCTTTGCCGAGGAGGTCGAGGAGATGGACAAGCGCAAGGGCGAGAAGCCTCCACCAAAACACAAGCCCCCACACGGTCACAATCTTGCCGAGGAGGTTGACGAGATGGACAAACGCAAGGGTGAGAAGCCTCCACCAAAGCACAAGCCCCCACATGGTCACAACCTCGTTGAGGAGGTCGAGGAGATGGATGAGCACAAGGGTGGGAAGCCACCACCAAAGCACAAGCCCCCACATGGACACAACCTTGCCGAGGAGGTCGAGGAGATGGACAAACGCAAGGGTGAGAAGCCTCCACCAAAGCACAAGCCCCCACATGGTCACAACCTTGTCGAGGAGGTCGAGGAGATGGATGAGCACAAGGGTGAGAAGCCACCACCAAAGCACAAGCCCCCACACGGACACATGCTTGTCCAGGAGGTCGAGGAGATGGATGAGCACAAGGGTGAGAAGCCTCCACCGAAGCACAAGCCCCCACACGGACACATGCTTGTCGAGGAGGTCGAGGAGATGGATGAGCACAAGGGTGAGAAGCCACCACCAAAGCACAAGCCCCCACATGGACACAACCTTGCCGAGGAGGTTGAGGAGATGGACAAACGCAAGGGTGAGAAGCCTCCACCGAAGCACAAGCCCCCACATGGCCACAACCTTGCCGAGGAGTTTGAGGAGATGGACAAACGCAAGGGTGAGAAGCCACCACCGAAGCACAAGCCTCCACATGGTCACAACATTGCCGAGGAGGTTGAAGAGATGGACAAACGCAAGGGTGAGAAGCCTCCACCAAAGCACAAACCACCACATGGCCATCTTCTTatagaagaagaggaagatgcGTACAAGCCCCCACGCAAAATGAAGCCATCCACTCCTGAAAAGAAGCCAAAGGGTCCTTCTCACAAGCCCCCACACAAACCTCCAACTGGCAATTGAACTATCCCGTCTATCGATCGTTACCATGTAGAATAAAGAGTCGGTCAGTGCTCAGAATGTGGAGACTTCTATGGGTTTTCCAGTTAGTGTCGGCTTAGTTTCACATCATATGATTCAGTCATATGCTGTTCTACCACTCTATCACTTGTTGAGTATTGTACATTATGGAGACTGTGTGATCACTTATAGTTATGATCGTATATGATGAGCCTCTTAATCTCTCCTAACTTCTCTCTGCAGAGCATGGACAATGTGCTGATCAAATAGTGCTTCCTTGATGAATTATAGTTCAGATAATGGTATCGACCTTAACTTGGAGTGTCAGTCGGGTAGCGACTGGCACCAATCAAAATGATAGAGCTAGACAATCGCCACATTAATGAGAGGAAATATGCTTTATAAGCTTCCAATACATTACATGATACATATTATCTactattaattagtttaaatATCTACCAATAGGGGTTAGTTCAAGCGGTTCAGAACTTATTTCCGTTAAATAATGTCTCGATTTCAAGTATTATTAATCGAGAAAATCCATGTTTTGAGAATTTTACTCCCTCAGTGAACCATCTAGACTAGACTAGATTGGTTGGTGCCCGTTGGAATTTCAAATACCTgggtacacaccgaaaaattAGTTTAAATATCTTGGTCGACTTATGTACATTTAGGTTCAACCTACATAGAACGGAATCGTTCAGGAGGATATTGTGTTAatttgtaaagaaaatttacaGTAGTGTAACTGAAATAGGGTCACGGATGCTTCTAATGGCTGAGGAGGCATTACTTGTGCtgtcttcattcttttcttgcACACATTTTTTACTCTTTGCTAAGATTGAAAATCCCAGTTcgctttcttttcctttttatgacAAGCAAGAAATTTTtgttaagaaaaaggaaaacactGTACATCGGTTCGTCACTTCGATAATGTACTCTTTTTCGTTGTTATCGGATAATGTATGGACTCTATAAACCTTGTACTTTCATGATGAGACCTCATACTAAAACTAGGTCAAAAATCAGCGCTTCCCAACgggaatatttattttttattaatttttatagttTATTAAACATAATTTCATTCGATTCAGGATCATATATAagaaagaatttatttatctttttatttttcattttattagaGAGTATTAtca
The sequence above is drawn from the Punica granatum isolate Tunisia-2019 chromosome 5, ASM765513v2, whole genome shotgun sequence genome and encodes:
- the LOC116208309 gene encoding early nodulin-75-like, with amino-acid sequence MSSSLKFMLALLLGVVLLTTTIVNADHPHGPKDHGHKPPHKHHPGRFLLKYEEDDHKPIPEHKPDPEHDKPPHGGHHPGHILVEEAEDGRKPVPEHKPGKGKGEKPPPEHKPPHGHIFTEEVEEMTKREGEKPPPKHKPPHGHMLVQEVEETDKRKGEKPPPKYKPPHGHIFAEEVEEMDKRKGEKPPPKHKPPHGHNLAEEVDEMDKRKGEKPPPKHKPPHGHNLVEEVEEMDEHKGGKPPPKHKPPHGHNLAEEVEEMDKRKGEKPPPKHKPPHGHNLVEEVEEMDEHKGEKPPPKHKPPHGHMLVQEVEEMDEHKGEKPPPKHKPPHGHMLVEEVEEMDEHKGEKPPPKHKPPHGHNLAEEVEEMDKRKGEKPPPKHKPPHGHNLAEEFEEMDKRKGEKPPPKHKPPHGHNIAEEVEEMDKRKGEKPPPKHKPPHGHLLIEEEEDAYKPPRKMKPSTPEKKPKGPSHKPPHKPPTGN